Within the bacterium genome, the region TACGGCTGGACCGGAAAGCAATTCGGTTGCTTGAAATCTCTCTGGTCGCGTGAGAGCCATTGGAATTACAAGGCTCACAATCATCGATCAGGTGCCCACGGAATTGCCCAGGCTTTGCCGGCAGGCAAGATGAACATGATTTCAACGGATTGGAAAACCAATCCAGTGACCCAGATTCGATGGGGACTTCACTACATCGATATTCGCTACTCGACCCCTTGCAACGCTTGGTTGCGTTTTCAACGCCACAATTCTTACTAGTCGCGACGATCCGCCCCTCCTTTTGTAGGCCTTAGCAGTATCTGGGCGGTTACAGCCACAGGACAAAAGTTACTCTCCGTCATTCGTTTAATAGGCTGTGGATAAATTCTCGGGTTTGTCCAAACGTCTTGTAATTCTTCAAGTATGAATCTTCGAAGAATTTTTGGTTTGTTAATGCTTATCTCACTATTAAACGTTAGCGACGCTTTAGGAAGCCAGGTGAGAGCAGAGGAAGCAAAGCCTCCGTGCCGACTTCAAATCGGGGATGCTCATTTATCGACGGACCTTTTTGAAAAGTCTGGGATAAGGGCCGTAAAAGT harbors:
- a CDS encoding transglycosylase SLT domain-containing protein, whose translation is MTTRLVLPDSADLVAQPSRSVALFSQFKSTVTISANELALVSITSTYVESARKAKGAQLVARNIMASKYGWTGKQFGCLKSLWSRESHWNYKAHNHRSGAHGIAQALPAGKMNMISTDWKTNPVTQIRWGLHYIDIRYSTPCNAWLRFQRHNSY